One Deinococcus grandis DNA window includes the following coding sequences:
- a CDS encoding helix-turn-helix domain-containing protein, which yields MLTNTRTSTRTFVDTVTYRPGAVILYPGKSDMLYRVSTGLVRVHTMDDDGNGLTLRYVKPGEYFGEEALAGVNRAYFAEAVTDSSIDVINPALMSAEDNLHVTTHLVRTLERAYESIYRLVGKRLRARIAGELLELKDTALATQLDSGETMIYATHDELAAAVGSVRETVTKVVGELSREGVISAGYGKITLKNESALADIAAA from the coding sequence ATGCTTACCAACACCCGCACCAGCACCCGGACCTTCGTGGACACCGTGACCTACCGCCCCGGCGCCGTCATCCTCTACCCCGGCAAGAGCGACATGCTCTACCGCGTCTCCACCGGCCTCGTGCGCGTGCACACCATGGACGACGACGGCAACGGCCTGACCCTGCGCTACGTCAAGCCCGGCGAGTACTTCGGCGAGGAAGCCCTGGCCGGCGTGAACCGCGCCTACTTCGCGGAGGCCGTCACGGACTCCAGCATCGACGTGATCAACCCCGCCCTGATGAGCGCCGAGGACAACCTGCACGTCACCACCCACCTCGTGCGGACCCTGGAACGCGCCTACGAGAGCATCTACCGTCTCGTCGGCAAGCGGCTGCGCGCCCGCATCGCCGGGGAACTGCTGGAACTCAAGGACACCGCGCTGGCCACCCAGCTCGACAGCGGCGAGACCATGATCTACGCCACGCACGACGAACTGGCCGCCGCCGTCGGGTCGGTCCGCGAGACCGTCACCAAGGTCGTCGGGGAACTCTCCCGCGAGGGCGTGATCAGTGCCGGCTACG